A section of the Triticum dicoccoides isolate Atlit2015 ecotype Zavitan chromosome 7A, WEW_v2.0, whole genome shotgun sequence genome encodes:
- the LOC119333478 gene encoding probable cation transporter HKT9, whose translation MPVRLHTFLSSARHISNSSVFIFQFIAFHLSPLLIHLSYFVVIDVLGFAALMALKPSNPNYSPRYVDIFFLSTSAVTVTGLATIKMEDLSTSQVVILTLLMLLGSEMFVSLLGHIHELSKQNKHDPEDSRVTSVTVQDESQIEEAIPATPSINTTSLKKSCRKYIGFVLLAYMVLILLVGSLLVFLYVAHVSTARDVLTRKSINTMLFSISVTVSSFTNGGLIPTNESMAVFSSNQGLLLLLTGQILAGNTLLPVFLRLMIWALRGLRITRAKPEELEFMMNNTKALGSNHLLPNKQTVFLAASVAALIAVAITFFCCLNWESAVFAGLTPNQKITNALFMAVNTRQAGENSIDCSLVAPAVLILFIAMMCIPASTSFLSLHEGAERGITEHKDGANKRRMSLNKMLFSPLACTAVLIMLACITERRSLSADPLNFSTFNMIFEVISAYRNVGLSTGYSCARLPHAEKQSVCQDMPYSFSGWWSDQGKVVLVLVMLCGRLKCFHRQRS comes from the exons ATGCCTGTCCGGCTGCATACTTTTCTTAGTTCGGCAAGGCATATCAGCAATTCATCTGTGTTCATTTTTCAGTTCATTGCTTTCCATCTTAGCCCACTTTTGATTCACTTGTCCTATTTTGTTGTCATTGATGTACTTGGCTTTGCTGCCTTGATGGCCCTGAAGCCAAGCAACCCTAACTACAGTCCTCGCTATGTCGATATATTTTTCCTTTCGACATCTGCAGTCACAGTTACAGGATTAGCTACCATCAAAATGGAGGATCTTTCTACCTCTCAAGTAGTTATCCTAACTCTCTTGATGTTGTTAGGAAGTGAGATGTTTGTTTCCCTGCTTGGCCATATTCATGAGTTGAGCAAGCAAAACAAGCATGACCCTGAAGATAGTAGAGTTACATCAGTTACCGTGCAAGATGAGTCGCAGATAGAAGAGGCAATCCCGGCAACACCATCAATTAATACCACTAGCCTCAAGAAGAGTTGCCGCAAATACATAGGATTTGTGCTGTTGGCATACATGGTCTTGATTCTTCTTGTAGGTTCTCTATTGGTGTTCTTGTACGTAGCACATGTTTCAACTGCAAGAGATGTGCTAACAAGGAAAAGTATCAATACCATGCTCTTCTCGATATCAGTCACCGTCTCTTCTTTCACCAACGGAGGGCTGATTCCGACGAACGAGAGCATGGCGGTTTTTTCCTcaaaccagggcctcctcctgctactCACTGGCCAGATTCTTGCAGGCAACACCCTGCTTCCTGTGTTTCTGAGGCTGATGATATGGGCACTGAGAGGACTAAGAATAACCAGAGCTAAACCTGAAGAGTTGGAGttcatgatgaacaacacaaaggCCTTGGGTTCTAACCACTTGCTGCCTAACAAGCAGACAGTATTCCTTGCAGCATCGGTCGCTGCTCTCATAGCCGTGGCCATCACGTTTTTCTGCTGCTTGAACTGGGAATCCGCAGTGTTTGCGGGGCTGACCCCCAATCAGAAGATCACCAACGCATTGTTCATGGCGGTGAACACAAGGCAGGCAGGGGAGAATTCCATTGACTGCTCCCTCGTCGCTCCTGCGGTTTTAATACTATTCATCGCCATGAT GTGCATCCCGGCCTCGACATCATTTCTCTCACTGCATGAAGGTGCCGAGAGGGGCATCACAGAACACAAGGATGGGGCAAACAAGAGAAGAATGTCGCTGAATAAAATGCTGTTTTCACCACTAGCCTGCACCGCAGTGCTGATAATGCTGGCCTGCATCACCGAGAGGAGATCGCTCTCCGCCGACCCCCTCAATTTCTCCACATTCAACATGATCTTCGAGGTCATAAG CGCGTACAGGAACGTAGGACTGTCCACCGGTTACAGCTGCGCGAGGCTGCCGCACGCGGAGAAGCAGAGCGTCTGCCAGGACATGCCCTACAGCTTCTCCGGGTGGTGGAGCGACCAGGGGAAGGTGGTTCTTGTCCTGGTGATGCTCTGCGGGAGGCTCAAATGCTTCCACAGGCAGAGGAGCTAG
- the LOC119331154 gene encoding beta-carotene isomerase D27, chloroplastic-like, which produces MEATALVLLPHSHSGLTARAPPCVGGSSAMKRSYVRRIKRSSTVRGVMARPQEATLARVPAPAPTRPVRETAAATTTTKTVYHDTWFDNLAIGYLSRKLQEASGIKNGKHGYQGLIEAAVAISRIFRLDTQCEIVAGALERAMPSYIVTMIKVMMPPSKFSREYFAAFTTIFFPWLVGPCEVRESEVDGTREKNVVYIPKCRFLESTNCVGMCTNLCKIPSQKFMQDSLGVSVYMSPNFEDMSCEMIFGQQPPEDDPALKQPCFSTKCIAKQDYGVSC; this is translated from the exons ATGGAGGCCACCGCACTTGTGCTCCTCCCTCACAGCCACAGTGGCCTCACGGCCAGAGCACCGCCTTGCGTGGGTGGAAGCTCCGCGATGAAGAGGAGCTACGTGAGGAGGATCAAGCGGAGCTCCACGGTGCGAGGGGTCATGGCGAGGCCACAAGAGGCGACGCTAGCTCGGGTCCCGGCGCCGGCGCCAACAAGGCCGGTGAGAGAGACGGCCGCGgccacgacgacgacgaagacggtgTACCACGACACCTGGTTCGACAACCTGGCCATCGGCTACCTCTCCCGGAAACTTCAAGAAGCTTCTG GGATAAAGAacggaaaacatggctaccaaggaTTAATAGAGGCCGCTGTGGCAATCTCCAGAATCTTCAGGCTCGACACGCAGTGCGAGATTGTGGCCGGCGCTCTCGAACGAGCAATGCCAAGCTACATCGTCACAATG ATAAAGGTGATGATGCCACCTTCAAAATTTTCCAGGGAGTACTTTGCTGCCTTCACCACCATATTCTTCCCTTGGCTGGTTGGACCATGTGAG GTCAGGGAATCTGAGGTCGATGGAACGAGAGAGAAGAATGTGGTGTACATCCCCAAATGCAG GTTTCTGGAAAGCACCAACTGTGTCGGTATGTGCACCAACCTTTGCAAGATCCCATCCCAGAAGTTTATGCAAGATTCGCTCGGAGTTTCTGTGTACATGTCACCCA ATTTTGAAGACATGAGCTGCGAGATGATCTTTGGACAGCAACCTCCTGAAGATGACCCAGCACTGAAGCAGCCCTGCTTCAGCACAAAAT GTATCGCGAAGCAGGACTATGGTGTGAGTTGCTAG
- the LOC119331153 gene encoding pentatricopeptide repeat-containing protein At5g27110-like: MIRGYLALGLPRLAVGVFREMACPPDRHTYHLAVMACARASEFELGRRIGSEACSRGLSTDLLVGTALVVMHSEAGDMEAALNVFDEMPHRDDVVWNALIAGYARANCMGEALRLFVRMRMVDGVSPTEATLVSLVSGFASYGSWKVCYMMHAAVIRSGFHLNVCVCNSLLELYLYSGCLRGAVMLFRQMEEKDSITWSTMIGGLVRNGRPNSALNLFHWMLSNSTVSATRSILLNVIAACAELGQWEQGRWIEQSYVLADSSEFNRDPSLVTALIYMYARCGQLDSSIALLHGVAAMRDDIVAWNAMIKGCGVIGEVGKAIGFAVEMQRVGIDPDAVTFLEILPMISSIPSLKKGMEAHGQIVKRGFQSERAIANSLITMYGRCGDLRHSFDTFSGIVDKDVISWTSMIQVYAWNGHAAEVVQLFELMKKAEVKPNRYTFLAVLSACRNTGLVEEGMDLLKFMEEQYGLEPDVEHISCVVDMLCRTGRLADAYDLIKSTISERVDNHILWGILLSASRLSGNLVIGEAAARHLLSLDPENRANYKMLADIYVSLGRRDSADNILRLSLSRGLDSKPGCSWTEGG; this comes from the coding sequence ATGATCCGCGGGTACCTCGCTCTCGGCCTCCCCCGCCTGGCGGTCGGTGTCTTCCGAGAGATGGCGTGCCCGCCCGACCGCCACACGTACCACCTCGCCGTGATGGCGTGCGCTCGCGCGTCGGAGTTTGAGCTCGGCCGGCGTATCGGGAGCGAAGCGTGCTCCAGAGGGCTTTCGACCGACCTCCTGGTCGGGACGGCGCTGGTCGTAATGCATTCTGAAGCAGGTGACATGGAGGCCGCTCTCaacgtgtttgatgaaatgccgcaCCGCGATGATGTGGTGTGGAATGCCCTCATTGCTGGCTATGCCCGTGCGAATTGCATGGGAGAGGCTCTCAGGTTATTTGTAAGGATGAGGATGGTGGATGGAGTGTCTCCGACTGAGGCGACACTGGTGAGCTTGGTTTCCGGGTTTGCAAGCTATGGTTCTTGGAAGGTCTGCTATATGATGCATGCTGCTGTGATTAGGTCTGGTTTCCACCTTAACGTCTGTGTTTGCAACTCTCTCCTGGAGCTTTATCTTTACTCCGGCTGTTTGAGGGGGGCTGTGATGTTGTTTCGTCAGATGGAGGAGAAAGATTCCATCACTTGGAGTACGATGATTGGTGGGCTTGTTCGGAATGGACGACCCAATTCTGCTCTTAACCTCTTCCACTGGATGCTGTCAAATTCGACTGTGTCGGCCACTAGGTCCATCTTGCTTAATGTCATTGCGGCCTGCGCTGAGCTGGGGCAGTGGGAACAAGGAAGATGGATTGAACAAAGCTATGTGCTGGCTGATTCTAGTGAATTCAATAGAGATCCATCTTTGGTAACTGCACTGATATATATGTATGCAAGGTGTGGACAGTTAGATTCTTCAATTGCTCTTCTACATGGAGTTGCAGCAATGAGAGATGACATAGTTGCATGGAATGCCATGATCAAAGGCTGTGGAGTTATTGGGGAAGTGGGAAAGGCAATAGGATTTGCAGTGGAAATGCAAAGGGTAGGCATTGATCCAGATGCTGTCACATTCTTGGAGATCCTACCTATGATTTCTTCGATTCCATCACTGAAGAAGGGGATGGAAGCACATGGTCAGATCGTTAAAAGAGGTTTCCAGAGTGAAAGGGCAATTGCTAATTCACTCATCACCATGTATGGTCGATGCGGGGATCTTAGACATTCATTTGACACCTTTAGTGGGATTGTGGACAAGGATGTAATCTCTTGGACTTCTATGATTCAGGTATATGCCTGGAATGGACATGCTGCTGAAGTTGTCCAGCTTTTTGAGCTGATGAAGAAAGCAGAAGTGAAACCGAATCGCTACACCTTTCTTGCCGTGCTGTCTGCATGTAGGAACACAGGTCTTGTTGAAGAGGGAATGGACTTGCTCAAGTTCATGGAAGAGCAATATGGTCTTGAGCCGGATGTTGAGCATATTTCATGTGTTGTTGATATGCTCTGTCGTACTGGACGCTTGGCTGATGCATATGACCTGATAAAAAGTACTATTTCTGAACGTGTAGACAATCATATATTATGGGGGATATTGCTAAGTGCTTCCCGTTTATCTGGGAATTTGGTGATTGGAGAAGCAGCTGCCAGACATCTCTTGTCCCTAGATCCAGAAAATCGGGCCAACTATAAAATGCTTGCTGATATTTATGTCTCGCTTGGGAGAAGGGATAGTGCTGATAATATCCTTAGACTATCATTGTCAAGAGGGCTAGACTCGAAACCAGGCTGCAGCTGGACTGAAGGTGGCTAA